From the Macaca nemestrina isolate mMacNem1 chromosome 7, mMacNem.hap1, whole genome shotgun sequence genome, the window tctcgatctcctgacctcatgatccacccgcctcagcctcccaaagtgctgggattacaggcgtgagccaccgcgcccagctacgCCTGTTCTTAATCTGAGTATTTGAAGTATTTGAAAGTACTATGTATACAAAACAAAGTTCTTTATGAGAAAAGGAAATTTCCATTTATCATTCTCTCATAAAGAAGGttatgtctatttctttttttctttctttttctctacaggtgtgcactaccacactgggctaattttttaaaatttttagtagagatggcgtctcactgagttgcccaggctggtcttgaacacctgggctcaagcaatcctcctgcctcagcctcctaggttaCATCTATTAGAAGGGGGTTGTAATGTGGAAGCTGTGCATACATCTGTCTATGCTCTATTGGGGAACTCCGCAAAGGCCAAGCTGGAAGAGGATAAGGCACAGGGCTCCCAAAGGGTAGGGCCCATGAGTCCCGCTCACTGCCGTCAGTCCcgagcctggcacacagcagcaCTCAACAGGCACGTGGCCGATTCATGAGGAGACCGCTCTCAGAGCCTCCTGTGTCTTCAATTCTGTCCAGTGGAACAAAGGTTTATTTGTTGTGGTTTTCTGCAGTTACATTGACCATCCATTCATAGTAGCACATACACAGTGGTGAAATTAAGATGTGTTGGGGTATTTGTTAGTGTCCTatagatagaaaataaatgtatacttaCCAGGGCCTCATCCAGACCACGGTCATATTCGACCCAGCATGCTGTGTTAATCGCCTGACAGTGGTTATGAATGATCCTCAAGAGGGCTCTGTCTATATCTCCAGGATCCCAGGAGGACACTCATGGTGGTTTCATGGGACTCTGGACTCCTGAGAAGTGGCCTTGAGTCTACAGGACACAACTACAGCCTGACCTGACCACCCCACGCTCCCAGGCAGCCGCGGCTTGCTCCCCTACTGGCTGTTTGCAGCCTGCTGGAAGACCTGCCTTTCTGTTCCTACCGACCCCGGCTTGGAGATCAAGTGAGGGTAGGAAATGCCCCGGTCACTGTAAGGGCTGTAGGAAATGCTGGCTCTCTGAGAATACAGCCACCCTCCAGGGCAGGACCTGGAAAGAGCACATCACCAGGGCGACACGTGGTCGCAAGCCCAGCTCTGTCCCTGAGCAGCGCGATCTCTGCTTGGGGTCTCTCCTGATTGTCTCTGCAAGGTGCAGGGAGAGAACTGCTGCTCCCTTTGAATGCTTTCTTCCATGTGTGGACCAATggcccttcccttccttccccataACACAGCCCGTGGAAATACTGAGATATGCCACGCCGTGACTTTCCAAGTGGGACATCAAAGAACTGGGCTTCTACCCTGAGCATCATCTTGCTGTGGACCTCAAATAAGTCACCCCATCATTTATGCCTCAccttcctcgtctgtaaaatgagaggagagccaggcaccgtggcacacacctgtagtcccagctactcaggaggctgaggcaggaggatcgcttgagcccaggaggcagaggttgcagtgaaccgagatcgtgccactgcactccagcttgggctacagagtgagacttggtcttgaaaataaattaattaatttaatttaatttaattaaaaaaatcatgcAAGTAGAAATGACTTTTTTCCCCTCCTATCAATAAAATGCTGCCTAGAatgactggcttattttctttttaattgaacCCAAAAGAAGCTGCTAGTATGGAGCAAGTCTGGTGGAaaagcagcagatctcccaggaGAGAAGGGAACAGGGCAGGGCCACTCATCACCATCACAAAAACTCATGAGCGTCAGATGCGCCACAGGGATTCCTGATCAGGCAACATCTGCTATTGTTATGACAAGCTCCATCGAAAAATGTAGACAGCAGGGTAGAAAGACATTCTTTATAAATAAAAGGTTCATCTGTGCAAAATTCAcattagaaaaatatacattGCTTGCCACAGACTTTCTCTGGATAAAATCAGACAAATCTAGGATCTGACTCCTCTTCACTGTGAGGGCTCTGGCTCCACGGTGAGGAACGACTCCACAGCTTCTAGGGGAACTCCTTCTGGTGGGCCCATCCGCAGGGCACGCCCCTCTGCATCGGTCACTATGACAAAGTCCTCCTCCCGAGACACTATTGTACCTGGAGGGGACAAGATAAACCCATCGGAAGTCTGAATAAAAATCTGCTTCTGTCCCTGAGACAGTAACTCATGGCTCCCATTGGAAATTTCAAAAGCCATGGCTTCGCCGACAGCAACCACACTCTCCAGTTCTCTCTGGCCAGAGTGCACCTCCAGCCCACAGGGGAACTGCTTCAAGTCCCCCGAAAGGCTTCTGAGACACCCTTCAGTCAACAGTGatccatgtgggccaggctgaggCCCTGGCTTGGGCACAGTCCTGCAGGCACAGTTTACTGCCACGCTATCCATGGACAAAATTTTCTCAAGCAGAGGGGCCGCCACCTCCATAGGCAGGACGCTGCTGGGGCTGGGCTGCTGGTTGTTCAAATGGAAGTCACAAACCTTGCTGAGGTGTCCTGCCTCTGCATGTCCAGGCCTCCCAGGCAGCAGGGACTCTGCTCCGCCAGCAGATGACAAGGTGCTACAGAAACCCGGGCTCCTCAGGCTGTCCCGGGTATCCTGGTCTGAAGAGTGTTTCAGAGCATTCTCTCCAGGAAACGCTGCCACCTGTGCCTGGGTCAGCCTCCTAGGCTCTCCTGACTGAGCATAAAGAGGCAGCCCACTGACATCCTGGGATGAGACAGCAGCACCTATAGACCCACTCCTGGCTTCTAAGTCAGCCAGTGCGTGAAGCTGCGGGCCCGCCTGGAACACGCTCCCATCGCCACCAGAAACCGTCGTCGTATGGCTTTCTTCAGAATGGGGAGAGACACTGCCATTTACTGGAGGGGCAAAACCGAAACATTTTGGGAAACAGGTGAACATGCGTGTACTGTGTCAGGCCCACTCACTGCACTCACCATCCAAAACCAGCGAGGCCAAGTCACCTGCCCTGCAGGGAAGTCAAAGCATCAATGCTCCTTGCTCCTTGGGATTggtagcaattttaaaaaatccatcccTGTTATCTATTCACAAAGACGGATTTTGTACTGAAAATGTGCTCTAGGAGCCATTCGAcagtgtgcctttttttttttttttttgagatggagtctcactctgtcccccaggctggaatgcagtggcacgatttcggctcactgcaacctccacctcctgggttcaagtgattctcctgcctcagcctcctgagtagctgggattacaggtgtgcaccaccatgcccagctaatttttgtatttttagtagagacggggtttcaccatgtaggtcaggctggtctcaaactccttaccttgtgatccacccgatttggcctcccaaagtgctgggattacaggcgtgagccaccacacccagcaacagTGATTTTATGCCAACACTGAATGAATGATTGGTGGTTCTTCATCAGAGTGAGCTGGAGAATTGCCCAAAGAGGCCTTTCCAAATACATCCACACCCTCCCAACAACCCTACCCACAGACCTGGAATTCCCAGAGGTCCAGGCCCCTGTATTTCACAATAacctccccaggtgattccaacaCATGCCCCAATTAAGAATCACcgtcaggctgggcatggtggctgctcacgtctgtaatcctaacactttgggacgctgaggcgggcagatcatttgaggtcaggagttcaagaccagcctggccaacatggggaaaccctgtctctactaaaaacacaaaaattagccggatgtggtggtgggcacctgtaatcccagctactcaggaggctgaggcaggagaattgcttgagcctgggaggcagaggttgcagtgagcagagatcaaaccattgcactccagcatgggtgacagagcaagactctgtctcaaaaaaaaaaaaaaaatgctagtgcagtggctcacgcctgtaatcccagcactttgggaggccgaggtgggcagatcacctgcggtcaggagtttgagaccagcctgaccaaaatggtaaaaccccatctctacaaaaatacaaaaaaaaattagccaggcatgatggtgggtgcctgtaatcccagctactgggaaggctgaggcaagagaattgcttgaacccgggaggcaaaggtttcagtgagccaagattgtgccactgcacttcagcctgggagacaaagcgagactctcgtctcagaaaaaaaaaatttatatatataaatgtatatatatagaaaacatatatttacataaatatatatataattttttaagtgcCTAGTTGGTAGGTTCTGGCTAAAGCCAGAATAATAACCAGACCGTGTCTTGTTTTCAAATGTTACATCTCAGCTGGCATGTACAGCGAAGTCTCATGAAAGTCAAGGCATAGATGGATGTGTCCTTGGGACCCATCTCAGCCTAACCACCTCTCAGGACCCTCCTGGTATAGCCCGCTTACCACCACTtggtggctctttttttttttcctttgagatggagtctcactctgtcacccaggctggagtgcagtggtgcaatctcagctcaccgcaacctcctgcctcccaggttcaagtgattctcatgtctcagcctccggagtagctgggattacaggcacacaccaccatgcccagctagtttttctgtattttcggtagagacagggttttgccatgttagccaggcaggtctcgaactcctgacgtcaggtgatccgcccgcttcggcctcccaaagtgctgggattataggcgtgagccactgtacccggcctgtgGCTCTCCATTTTAACAAGGCACTCTAGAAAACCCTGACGACCTCAAGACTCGCAGGGAACGAATCTGGAATGATAGAACACTGGGAGGCTGGAATGAAACTTGAGAAACCAGAGGGTCCCCCTAAATCCAGCACAGGTCACCCAACCTGAAAAGTGGCAATCCTGGGCACATCTGTGCATGCCAGCAGGGCTGCCAGGCCACGGATACACCCCACAAACAGTGTTTTACCCTCACCAGCAGCCAAAGCATGCAAGGGCCTGGGCTTCTCCCCGCCTCTGCTGTTAGCAGCAAGAGATTCAGTGGTGTCATTGGGCAGGGCTTCTCTTCTGGGCCTTTTCACCGAGGCCAGTCCCTCCTCCGCAGCCTATGAAGAGAAGACCCAATCAgctagaagaggaagaaacaggcaaaCCTGTACCTCCTCTTCCTGGTGTGAATGGAAAAAGGGAAACCCCAGTAATTCACCGTGCACAGAGTCACCTGGCACCCACTTCAGCCATGCCCACCTCATGTTCCCTCTTCTCGCTGCCGGCTCCCTCTGGCTGCTCCCCATCCATCTCCCGGCTGGGGCTCTCAGGTCCAGGGTTGTCTGGGTGTATTTCTTTATTCCTCAGGAATTCTGTGATTCCTAATGACTCGGCAACCTGAAAAGAAATGGGCCAAGAGAATAAACTTCACCCAAACAGCACACACCCCTAGAAGTACATTCACATGCAAGAATTAAATgacttcacagaattaaatcCTGTGAATTTGTACTGTGAGGTGCCATCTCAACAATGAGAAAGATGAAGATCAATATAATGTTAGATGGACTAGCTGATGATAAAAATGGATCATTATCAAAACTAGAAGGTTCTATGTGAGCACAATTTAGAGGAGGagaccaatctttttttttctgagacagagtcttgctctgtcgctcaggctggaatgtagtggcgtgatcttggcccatcgcaacctctgcctcctggattcaagtgattctcctgcctcagcctcctgagtagctgggattacaggcacgcaccaccatgcctggctaatttttgtgtttttagtagagacggggttccaccctgttggccaggctggtctcgaactcctggcctcaagtgatccgcccgcttcagcctcccaaagtgttgggattacaggcatgagccaccgtgctcagcctagaacagtctttacaaaaaatttaaaacagtctCTTTAATGCTATCACAAGCTTAATAATGTTAGCTGATACCATGGTAACTTTCTTTCCCACTGTCCCTCCTTTACTGAATTCTCACTGGTCTCTTCAGAAAAACGATCCTGCCTATCCCACATCCAGATCTCCCTTCCCAGCTGGTAAAAAGTCATGGGTCTGGGGGCCTGAGCTGGTTCCCAGCTTCTCTGCCCACGGCCTGGGTGATCTTGGTGAGCCACCATCTCCTGAGTCTCCCTTGTCCATCTCCCTGACTTATCCAGACAAGAGATTACAGCTGCCTGGAAGGGCTTTTGTGAAGATGAGATCTGACTCCATATGCAATGCCTATGTGAAACACCAGACGTGAAGGTGTTAAGAGACAGCTGTTATCATTTATACATGGACATTATAAAGAGAACCCCACAGAGCACGAGATGGGGGCGGGCACAACAGGAAGGGCAGCAGAACAAGGCTAAAGGAGAAAACAGGCCATGTGGGTTCTGCGCAGACGAACCTGGGCGGTGTCCCCTCACAAACTGAGCCACTGTCATGCTCCCAAGAGGCGATGGCACAGTATGAGCTGCTCAAAAAGCCAGATTCTGTAGGGCATGcacagtatgtgtgtgtggccAGTTCTGCTTCATGGCAGGATGACACCCACACTTGCTCTCTGAGTTTAGCAAGCGGgtatcatgttttttttttttttgagacggagtctcgctctgtcgcccaggctggagtgcagtgaccggatctcagctcactgcaagctcctcctctcgggttcacgccattctcctgcctcagcctcccgagtagctgggactacaggcacccaccacttcgcccggctagttttttgtattttttagtagagacggggtttcaccgtgttagccaggatggtctcgatctcctgacctcgtgatccgcccgtctcggcctcccaaagggctgggattacaggcttgagccaccgcgcccagccgggtaTCATGTTTAAAAAACACACAGGTGACTGCTGTGCAGGGCATCCACATGAGGCTTAGCAAAAACCTTTTACATTTTCATGATATATAATTTAAGAATAtaaggcagggcatggtggctcatgcctgtaatcccagcactttggaaggctgaggcgggcagatcacttgaggtcaggagttcgagaccagcctggccaatacggtgaaaccctctctctactaaaaaatacaaaaattagctgggcgtggtggtgcacacctgtagtctcagatactcgggaggctgaggtgggagaatcgcttgaactcgggaggcggaggttgcattgagccaagatggcaccattgtattcctgcctaggcaacagcgagactctgtctcaaaacaacaaaaaacacccaaaaaagTCCAATGTAGCTAAAGGCAATTTGATAATAACAATGACATTGAAATGAGAATTGTGTTGGAACaaccacaaacaaaaatgaatggcccctggccggatgcagtggctcacgcctgtaatcctagcactttgggaggccgaggcgggtggatcacgaggtcaggagatcgagaccatcctggctaacagtgaaaccccgtctctactaaaaatacaaaaaaaaaaaaaaaaaattagatgggcgtggcggcaggtgcctgtagtcccagctacttgggaggctaagacaggagaatgacgtgaatctgggaggcagagcttacagtgagccaagatcacaccactgcactccagcctgggtgacagagcgagactccatctcaaaaaaaaaaatggcccctATATAATCCATCCCCAAACACCCACATAAGGAAGAaaacagggctgggtgtggtggttcatgcctgtaatcccagcactttgggaggccaagaagggaggatcacttgagccctaaagttcaagaccagagtggacaacatagcaagacccatctctatgaaaaatttaaaaattagctgggcatggcgacacacggctgtagtcccagctactcaggaggattgattgggaccaggaggttgaggctgcggtaagctgtgattgtgccactgcactccagtctgggagacagagggaaaccctgtctcaaaacaaaaacaaacaaaagaagaagaaaatgataccTGAGGTTTTAACTCTGATCATCAGTGAGTGGGAAGATTATggtgttttccattttcttttagctTATCTTCATTTTTGAGTTTTCTGGAACAGCATTTAttggtttaagaaaaaaaaattgggggccgggtgccgtggctcacacctgtaatcctagcactttgggaggccgaagcaggcagactgcctgagctcaggagttcgagaccagcctgggcaacacggtgaaaccctgtctctactaaaatacaataaatcagccagacatggtgttgtgcgcctctaatcccagctactcaggaggcagaggcaggagaattgcttgaacctgggaggcagaggttacagtgagctgagatcgtaccactgcactctagcctgggcgacagagcaagactctatctccccaaaaaaaaaacaaaaagaaaaaaattcacttgaTGGGGAAAAACTAAAATGAGGTACAACAGGAAAATGTTATTACTAAAAACATTCTCCTTCATACATGaagttttttgtggtttttttttttcggagacagagtctcactctgtcaaccaggctagagtgcaatggtgcaatctcagctccctgcaacctccacctcctaggttcaaatgattctcgtgcctcagcttcccgaataactggaattagaggcatgtgccactgcgcccagctaaattttatatttttagtagagactgagttttgtcatgttggccaggctagtctcgaactctgacctcaagtgatccacccgcctcagggtcccaaagtgctgggactacaagcataagccactgcacctggtccttctttcttttgtctaaCTCTACGAGCAAAACTCTTTCTGCCATGGGAGATTGTTACCTTATCATTGTTTATTTCCAGGGTCTCCTGGGAACACAGACCAGAACTACTGAGGTAATCTTGGCACATTTTCTTAACCATTTTATGCAACTCTTCAAATTCCTTATATATAGCTGGGAAAAAAGGCTTTGCTAGATGATCTTTTTCAACCTTAGTGAAgataaagaccaaaaaaaagagtttaaactCGAGGCACTGAtatggaaaatacaaaagaatatctAAACAAAGTTTCAGTTCCTTACCCCCTCAGCAGCCACTCAGTGGTGTACGTTTCCTTCAGTCCCCagtaagcacctactgtgtgccctgCATGGCGTAGGGAAGCCAGGATGGGCATGGGAGGAGCaggccaaaaaacaaacaagccttGGGTTGGAGCCACGTAAGGCACGGGTGAGCTCCGGGACAGGGTGGGAAAGGAAGGCAGAAGGCCCTGAGCCCCGGCTGGGTTGTCAGCTCCAGAGGGAGTGTGGGGCACAGGCAGCCTGGGCTGTAGCCTCAGAGTGGGCTCAGAGGGAGCAGAGCCTTGGGCAGAAGAGGCCAGCTGGGGTGAGTGGGCTCCAGGAGAGCCCAGGATGGCTGTTATTTGTGGCTGCCACTTCCATTCCTCCCGTACCAAGTTAAAAGTCAAGGGAGTGGATGGGCACCCGCCTGAGACACCCAACTACCCAGGCAGCAGTCCCCACACCAGGCACAGTGTGTGACCAACAGGCTCACTTCAGCTGTCCTGGAAA encodes:
- the LOC105467386 gene encoding zinc finger protein 839 isoform X1, which gives rise to MPLPATSQPQTARQSQPPQGNSCLVGFHIASPQLLRVQPLVRTEPQSCFLSDLRQPPAQVFVQRPLPALQVVPAKKVPAPKTPNEQGSMLTPLSASNPLAVTSLSSSSAHPFVSNLHTKHTEKLKKSLKVKTRSGRVSRPPKYKAKDYKFIKTEDLADSHLSDSDDYSELCVEEDEDQRERHTLFDLSSCSLRPKSFKCQTCEKSYIGKGGLARHFKLNPGHGQVDPEMVLSEKAKGSTLQGCTEERTLGLPSPGLSMPAAPCEGGARSCLVTESAHGGLQNGQSIDIEETLPSEPENGALLGSERYQGPRRRACSETPAESRTAVLQQRRAAQLPGGPAAAGEQRASPSKARLKEFLQQCDPEDLVELALPQLAQVVTVYEFLLMKVEKDHLAKPFFPAIYKEFEELHKMVKKMCQDYLSSSGLCSQETLEINNDKVAESLGITEFLRNKEIHPDNPGPESPSREMDGEQPEGAGSEKREHEAAEEGLASVKRPRREALPNDTTESLAANSRGGEKPRPLHALAAVNGSVSPHSEESHTTTVSGGDGSVFQAGPQLHALADLEARSGSIGAAVSSQDVSGLPLYAQSGEPRRLTQAQVAAFPGENALKHSSDQDTRDSLRSPGFCSTLSSAGGAESLLPGRPGHAEAGHLSKVCDFHLNNQQPSPSSVLPMEVAAPLLEKILSMDSVAVNCACRTVPKPGPQPGPHGSLLTEGCLRSLSGDLKQFPCGLEVHSGQRELESVVAVGEAMAFEISNGSHELLSQGQKQIFIQTSDGFILSPPGTIVSREEDFVIVTDAEGRALRMGPPEGVPLEAVESFLTVEPEPSQ